One segment of Streptomyces bathyalis DNA contains the following:
- a CDS encoding FmdB family zinc ribbon protein produces MPTYQYQCTECGEGLEVVQKFTDDSLTECPSCEGRLKKVFSAVGIVFKGSGFYRNDSRSSANSGKSSSGSSESSSKSNGDSSSTSGSSSTSSSSDSGSGSGSSDSAKAGSSSSSSNSSGSNDSKSTSKAGSSAA; encoded by the coding sequence GTGCCGACGTACCAGTACCAGTGCACCGAGTGCGGCGAGGGCCTCGAGGTGGTGCAGAAGTTCACCGATGACTCGCTGACCGAGTGCCCCAGCTGTGAGGGCCGCCTGAAGAAGGTGTTCTCGGCCGTCGGCATCGTCTTCAAGGGCTCCGGCTTCTATCGGAACGACAGCCGCAGTTCGGCGAACTCCGGCAAGTCGTCCTCCGGCTCCTCCGAATCGTCGTCCAAGAGCAACGGCGACTCCTCATCGACCTCCGGGTCGTCCTCGACGTCCTCGTCCTCCGACTCCGGCTCCGGTTCGGGCTCCTCGGACTCGGCGAAGGCGGGCTCCTCGTCCTCCTCGTCGAACTCGTCCGGCAGCAACGACTCCAAGAGCACGAGCAAGGCGGGCAGTTCGGCCGCCTGA
- a CDS encoding MFS transporter, translated as MATPATATGDRRSGYGALLRTPGAWRFLIPGFLARQPIAMLGVGTVLLVEHTTGSYGAAGIVIALSGVSMALLAPQGGKLTDRFGQGAVLVPLVLLHALSVSALIVLALREAPLWTLFAAAVPAGATIPQISPMVRARWSACLSGRGGSEGLDGSEGPDGSEGRKGKGGSGDADGTSGRDDRGAPSLVTTAAAFESVTDEFSFVVGPVLATALCTGVHPAAGLAAEVALMLGSGLLFAAQRGTQPEVRPGARRRGGRAGSATGEGSGGDATGGEGGVHSALGVRGVRVLIAALLGIGTVFGGMQVSVAAFTQSAGAPELNGVLYGVFAAGNMSAALAVGTVHWRRSADVRLLIAYPVLVLAALAMAVTAQLTPWLPLVGGLGLVLGLWVAPSMITGFTLVELLVPAAFRTEAFTWLTGAVALGQASGSMAAGQLTDAAGAGAGFFAPLAGTGLALAALVVFRRRLAIRPGDRSSGGGVGHRPPVPVD; from the coding sequence GTGGCAACCCCGGCCACAGCGACCGGCGACCGCCGGAGCGGCTACGGCGCACTGCTGCGCACACCCGGCGCATGGCGCTTCCTGATACCCGGCTTCCTGGCACGGCAGCCGATCGCGATGCTCGGCGTCGGCACGGTGCTGCTCGTCGAGCACACCACCGGTTCGTACGGGGCAGCGGGCATCGTCATCGCGCTCTCAGGGGTCTCGATGGCCCTGCTCGCACCGCAGGGCGGCAAGCTCACCGACCGCTTCGGGCAGGGGGCCGTACTGGTTCCGCTCGTGCTGCTGCACGCGTTGTCGGTCTCGGCGCTGATCGTGCTGGCGCTGCGCGAGGCGCCGCTGTGGACGTTGTTCGCGGCCGCGGTGCCGGCCGGTGCGACCATCCCGCAGATCAGCCCGATGGTGCGGGCGCGCTGGTCGGCCTGCCTGAGCGGCCGGGGCGGTTCGGAGGGCCTGGACGGATCGGAGGGCCCGGACGGTTCGGAGGGCCGGAAGGGCAAGGGCGGCAGCGGCGACGCGGACGGCACGAGCGGCCGGGACGATCGGGGTGCCCCGTCGCTCGTCACGACGGCGGCGGCCTTCGAGTCGGTGACGGACGAATTCAGCTTCGTCGTCGGCCCCGTACTCGCGACGGCACTGTGCACAGGGGTGCACCCGGCGGCCGGCCTCGCCGCGGAGGTCGCCCTGATGCTGGGCAGCGGACTGCTCTTCGCCGCGCAGCGAGGCACCCAGCCGGAGGTGCGCCCGGGGGCACGGCGCCGTGGCGGCCGTGCCGGCAGCGCCACCGGCGAGGGCTCCGGCGGCGACGCCACGGGCGGCGAAGGCGGCGTCCACTCGGCGCTCGGCGTCAGGGGCGTGCGGGTTCTGATCGCGGCGCTGCTGGGCATAGGCACCGTCTTCGGCGGCATGCAGGTCTCGGTCGCCGCCTTCACGCAGTCCGCGGGCGCCCCGGAACTCAACGGCGTGCTGTACGGGGTCTTCGCCGCGGGCAACATGTCGGCCGCTCTCGCCGTCGGCACGGTGCACTGGAGACGGAGCGCAGACGTGCGGCTGCTGATCGCCTATCCGGTGCTCGTCCTGGCTGCGCTCGCGATGGCCGTGACGGCCCAACTGACGCCGTGGCTGCCGCTGGTGGGCGGGCTCGGACTCGTGCTGGGGCTGTGGGTCGCGCCGTCCATGATCACGGGCTTCACGCTGGTCGAGCTGCTGGTCCCGGCGGCGTTCCGCACCGAGGCGTTCACCTGGCTGACGGGCGCGGTGGCGCTGGGGCAGGCGTCCGGCTCGATGGCCGCGGGGCAGCTGACGGATGCGGCGGGCGCCGGCGCGGGCTTCTTCGCGCCGCTCGCGGGTACGGGGCTGGCGCTGGCCGCACTCGTCGTCTTCCGCCGCCGGCTCGCGATACGCCCGGGAGATCGCTCGTCCGGAGGTGGGGTGGGTCACCGTCCACCTGTCCCGGTGGACTGA
- a CDS encoding potassium/proton antiporter — MSVDRLNQLLLLSTLVLLFAVAAVRLSSRSGLPSLLVYLGIGIALGQDGLGVQFDNAELTRTLGYAALVVILTEGGLSTKWREIRPSVPAAAVLSTVGVAVSVLVTATAAHYLIGLTWQTALLVGAVVSSTDAAAVFSVLRKVPLPKRLAGVLEAESGFNDAPVVILVVAFSQLHFSPSHWYVLVGELLLELAIGLVIGLAVGKLGAMGLGRVALPASGLYPIAVMALCVLSYASGAMLHGSGFLAVYVTALILGNAKLPHRPAVRGFADGLAWIAQIGLFVLLGLLVTPHDLVDDFWPAIGVGLVLTIVARPLSVMCSLLPFDQRWRDQALLSWAGLRGAVPIVLATIPRVADVGGSERIFNIVFMLVVIFTAVQGPTLPWLARKLNLSDSDEPMDIDIESAPLERLRGHLLSVAIPPHSRMHGVEVGELRLPPGAAVTLVVRDDKSFVPLPTTMLRHGDELLVVATDPVRDAAEKRLLDVGRGGKLAGWLHGSMRD; from the coding sequence CTGAGTGTCGACCGCCTCAACCAACTGCTTCTCCTCAGCACCCTCGTCCTGCTGTTCGCGGTCGCCGCAGTAAGACTCTCATCGCGCAGCGGGCTTCCCAGCCTGCTGGTCTATCTAGGAATCGGCATCGCCCTGGGGCAGGACGGCCTGGGCGTGCAGTTCGACAACGCCGAACTGACCCGCACGCTCGGCTACGCGGCCCTTGTGGTGATTCTGACCGAGGGCGGCCTCAGCACGAAGTGGCGTGAAATCCGCCCCTCGGTACCGGCCGCGGCCGTCCTCTCGACGGTCGGTGTGGCCGTGAGCGTGCTGGTCACGGCGACCGCGGCCCACTACCTCATCGGCCTCACCTGGCAGACGGCACTGCTCGTGGGCGCCGTGGTCTCCTCGACCGACGCGGCCGCCGTCTTCTCCGTGCTGCGCAAGGTGCCTCTCCCGAAGCGGCTGGCGGGTGTGCTGGAGGCGGAATCGGGCTTCAACGACGCTCCGGTCGTCATCCTCGTCGTCGCCTTCTCCCAGCTGCACTTCTCGCCGAGCCACTGGTACGTGCTCGTCGGCGAGCTCCTGCTGGAGCTCGCCATCGGACTCGTCATCGGGCTCGCGGTGGGCAAGCTGGGCGCGATGGGGCTCGGCAGGGTGGCACTCCCCGCCTCGGGCCTCTACCCGATCGCCGTGATGGCGCTGTGCGTGCTGTCGTACGCGAGCGGCGCGATGCTGCACGGCTCCGGGTTCCTCGCGGTCTACGTCACGGCGCTGATTCTGGGCAACGCGAAGCTGCCCCACCGTCCCGCCGTGCGGGGCTTCGCCGACGGGCTGGCATGGATCGCGCAGATCGGACTCTTCGTGCTGCTCGGCCTGTTGGTCACGCCGCACGACCTGGTCGACGACTTCTGGCCGGCGATCGGCGTCGGGCTCGTGCTGACGATCGTGGCCCGCCCGCTGTCGGTGATGTGCAGCCTGCTCCCCTTCGACCAGCGCTGGCGCGACCAGGCGCTGCTCTCGTGGGCGGGGCTGCGGGGAGCGGTGCCGATCGTGCTCGCGACGATCCCACGCGTCGCCGACGTCGGGGGCAGCGAGCGCATCTTCAACATCGTCTTCATGCTCGTGGTCATCTTCACGGCGGTGCAGGGGCCGACGCTGCCCTGGCTGGCGCGCAAGCTGAACCTGAGCGACAGCGACGAACCGATGGACATCGACATCGAGTCCGCGCCCCTGGAACGGCTGCGGGGACACCTGTTGTCGGTGGCCATCCCCCCGCACTCGAGGATGCACGGCGTCGAGGTGGGCGAGCTGCGCCTCCCGCCGGGCGCGGCGGTCACGCTCGTCGTACGGGACGACAAGAGCTTCGTACCGCTGCCGACGACGATGCTGCGCCACGGCGACGAACTGCTCGTCGTGGCGACCGACCCGGTGCGTGATGCGGCCGAGAAGCGGCTGCTGGACGTCGGCCGGGGCGGCAAGCTCGCGGGCTGGCTCCACGGGTCAATGCGGGACTGA
- a CDS encoding penicillin acylase family protein: protein MPAKKTSRRARLLVIAVVLLLVAGVGGGTFWTISTVRDSFPQTSGSLKLKGLEDPVTVHRDREGIPQVYADSSSDLFTAQGYVQAQDRFWEMDVRRHMTSGRLSEMFGQGQVKTDAFLRTLGWRKVAEREYAGLSKETKANLKSYTAGVNAYLKDHKGSAASLEYAALDLSSSYSPEKWDPVDSVAWLKAMAWDLRANMSSEIDRALMAGRLSSKQIAELYPDYPTERNKPVTEGAIDPANKEFDPKGRSAASADGAAGAQQAVRSAGSQLSSVATRLDKIPSLLGPSNSGIGSNSWVVSGQHTTTGKPLLANDPHLSPQLPSIWYQMGLHCRNVSKACPYDVSGFTFAGLPGVVIGHNQDISWGMTNLGADVTDLYLEKFKDGGYLYDGRRRSYKTRKETIEVAGGANREITVRETNNGPVLSDRDSELRKVGEESPVDNVAPDRGDGYGISLRWTALSPTKTMDAVFKINRAADFKQFRAAASDFAVPSQNLIYADTKGNIGYQAPGRIPVRGKGDGRYPAPGWDSRYRWKGFVPQKALPWEYNPSRGYIVTANQAVVDEKKYPYMLTKDWGYGTRSQRINDLISSKIADGGKISMGDMQTLQMDNSSEIAKLLVPRLLKINIEDGYVREAQQLLEGWNYTQDADSAPAAYFNAVWRNMLLLAFGNKLPKELRVKGDCLNVRPTDESGPVEDLRGKPRLVRECGMRDTASAQPDGGDRWYEVVRKLMKDEDSDWWKTPGNNGRPGDRNLDDLLAHAMKNARWELTSKLGKDIDSWSWGRLHHLMLKNQTIGTDGPGFMQFLLNRGPWDLGGGKDAVNATGWNAAGGYDVIWAPSMRMVVNLDNFDKSRWINLTGASGHAYNPHYVDQMDKWSEGALLPWAFSQRAVEKGTDEKMALTP, encoded by the coding sequence ATGCCCGCCAAGAAGACCTCGCGACGCGCCCGTCTGCTCGTGATCGCCGTCGTGCTGCTGCTCGTGGCCGGTGTCGGCGGCGGGACGTTCTGGACGATCAGCACGGTCCGCGACTCCTTCCCCCAGACCAGCGGCTCGCTGAAGCTGAAGGGCCTGGAGGACCCGGTGACCGTCCACCGTGACCGCGAGGGCATTCCGCAGGTGTACGCGGACAGTTCGAGCGACCTGTTCACCGCGCAGGGGTACGTCCAGGCACAGGACCGCTTCTGGGAGATGGACGTACGGCGGCACATGACGTCCGGGCGGCTGTCGGAGATGTTCGGTCAGGGCCAGGTCAAGACGGACGCCTTCCTGCGCACCCTCGGATGGCGAAAGGTCGCCGAGCGCGAGTACGCGGGGCTGTCCAAGGAGACCAAGGCCAACCTCAAGTCGTACACCGCCGGCGTCAACGCCTACCTCAAGGACCACAAGGGGTCCGCCGCCTCCCTCGAGTACGCCGCACTGGACCTCTCGAGCAGCTACTCCCCGGAGAAGTGGGACCCCGTCGACTCCGTGGCCTGGCTCAAGGCGATGGCATGGGACCTGCGCGCCAACATGTCGTCCGAGATCGACCGCGCGCTCATGGCCGGCCGCCTGTCCAGCAAGCAGATCGCCGAGCTGTACCCGGACTACCCGACCGAGCGGAACAAGCCGGTCACCGAGGGCGCGATAGACCCGGCCAACAAGGAGTTCGACCCCAAGGGCCGGTCGGCCGCCTCCGCGGACGGCGCCGCCGGCGCGCAGCAGGCCGTGCGGAGCGCGGGCTCGCAGCTCAGCTCCGTCGCCACCCGGCTCGACAAGATCCCCTCGCTGCTCGGCCCGAGCAACAGCGGGATCGGCTCCAACTCCTGGGTGGTGTCCGGGCAGCACACGACGACCGGCAAGCCGCTCCTCGCCAACGACCCCCATCTCTCACCGCAGTTGCCGTCCATCTGGTACCAGATGGGGCTGCACTGCCGGAACGTCTCCAAGGCCTGCCCCTACGACGTCTCCGGGTTCACCTTCGCCGGGCTGCCGGGCGTCGTCATCGGGCACAACCAGGACATCTCCTGGGGCATGACGAACCTGGGCGCGGACGTGACCGACCTGTATCTGGAGAAGTTCAAGGACGGCGGTTACCTGTACGACGGCAGGCGCCGTTCGTACAAGACGCGCAAGGAGACCATCGAGGTCGCCGGCGGTGCGAACCGGGAGATAACGGTCCGCGAGACCAACAACGGCCCGGTCCTCTCCGACCGGGACAGCGAACTGCGCAAGGTCGGCGAGGAGTCACCCGTCGACAACGTCGCACCGGACCGGGGCGACGGCTACGGGATCTCGCTGCGGTGGACGGCGCTCAGCCCCACCAAGACCATGGACGCCGTCTTCAAGATCAACCGTGCCGCGGACTTCAAGCAGTTCCGTGCCGCCGCGAGCGACTTCGCGGTCCCCTCGCAGAACCTGATCTACGCCGACACCAAGGGCAACATCGGCTACCAGGCGCCCGGGCGCATCCCGGTGCGCGGCAAGGGCGACGGACGCTACCCGGCGCCCGGCTGGGACTCGCGCTACCGGTGGAAGGGCTTCGTACCGCAGAAGGCGCTGCCATGGGAGTACAACCCCAGCCGCGGATACATAGTCACCGCCAACCAGGCCGTGGTCGACGAGAAGAAGTACCCCTACATGCTGACCAAGGACTGGGGCTACGGCACACGCAGCCAGCGCATCAACGACCTGATCAGCTCGAAGATCGCCGACGGCGGCAAGATCTCCATGGGCGACATGCAGACCCTGCAGATGGACAACAGCAGCGAGATCGCGAAGCTGCTCGTGCCTCGCCTGCTGAAGATCAACATAGAGGACGGGTACGTGCGTGAGGCCCAGCAACTCCTCGAGGGCTGGAACTACACCCAGGACGCCGACTCGGCTCCCGCCGCGTACTTCAACGCCGTCTGGCGCAACATGCTGCTCCTCGCCTTCGGCAACAAGCTGCCCAAGGAACTGCGGGTCAAGGGCGACTGCCTCAACGTCCGTCCCACCGACGAGTCCGGCCCCGTCGAGGACCTCCGCGGCAAGCCCCGCCTGGTGCGCGAGTGCGGCATGCGGGACACGGCCTCGGCGCAGCCCGACGGAGGCGACCGCTGGTACGAGGTCGTGCGCAAGCTCATGAAGGACGAGGACAGCGACTGGTGGAAGACGCCGGGCAACAACGGCCGCCCGGGCGACCGGAACCTCGACGACCTCCTCGCGCACGCGATGAAGAACGCGCGCTGGGAGCTGACGTCCAAGCTCGGCAAGGACATCGACTCCTGGAGCTGGGGCCGCCTGCACCACCTGATGCTGAAGAACCAGACCATAGGGACCGACGGTCCGGGCTTCATGCAGTTCCTGCTCAACCGCGGCCCGTGGGACCTCGGCGGCGGCAAGGACGCGGTCAACGCCACCGGCTGGAACGCCGCAGGTGGCTACGACGTGATCTGGGCGCCGTCGATGCGGATGGTCGTGAACCTCGACAACTTCGACAAGTCCCGCTGGATCAACCTCACCGGCGCCTCGGGGCACGCCTACAACCCGCACTACGTGGACCAGATGGACAAGTGGTCCGAAGGGGCCCTGCTGCCCTGGGCGTTCAGCCAGCGGGCGGTGGAGAAGGGTACGGACGAGAAGATGGCGCTGACGCCGTAG
- a CDS encoding 5-formyltetrahydrofolate cyclo-ligase — MGENDASKHALRESILAVRAKLTARDAEATATVLAERALELPELAEARTVAAYVSIGREPGTGPLLEALRAQGVRVLLPVLLPDNDLDWGVYEGHDRLAKARRGLLEPEGPRLGPDAVTEADAVLLPGLAVDGEGIRLGRGGGSYDRVLARIGAAGARPALAVLLYDAELVGAVPAEPHDLPVAAAVTPSAVHRFTAPPPHHA; from the coding sequence GTGGGCGAAAACGACGCTAGTAAGCACGCGTTGCGGGAGAGCATCCTCGCGGTGAGGGCCAAGTTGACGGCGCGGGACGCGGAAGCAACGGCAACCGTACTCGCCGAACGCGCCCTGGAGTTGCCGGAACTGGCCGAGGCGCGCACGGTCGCGGCGTATGTCTCGATAGGACGGGAGCCGGGCACGGGCCCGCTTCTGGAAGCGCTGCGCGCGCAGGGCGTGCGTGTGCTGCTCCCGGTTCTGCTGCCGGACAACGACCTGGACTGGGGCGTGTACGAGGGCCACGACAGGCTCGCGAAGGCCCGGAGAGGGCTGTTGGAACCGGAAGGCCCGCGCCTGGGGCCCGATGCGGTCACGGAGGCGGACGCGGTGCTGCTGCCCGGCCTGGCCGTCGACGGGGAGGGCATCCGGCTGGGCCGCGGCGGCGGCTCGTACGACCGGGTGCTGGCGCGGATCGGGGCGGCCGGCGCGCGCCCGGCGCTGGCCGTGCTGCTGTACGACGCCGAACTGGTGGGCGCCGTACCGGCGGAGCCGCACGACCTGCCCGTGGCGGCGGCGGTGACGCCTTCGGCCGTTCACCGCTTCACGGCGCCGCCGCCGCACCACGCCTGA
- the galU gene encoding UTP--glucose-1-phosphate uridylyltransferase GalU, whose protein sequence is MTTSRARISKAVIPAAGLGTRFLPATKATPKEMLPVVDKPAIQYVVEEAVTAGLPDVLMVTGRNKRPLEDHFDRNYELEQVLRDKGDETKLSRVEESSDLATMHYVRQGDPRGLGHAVLCAAPHVGDQPFAVLLGDDLIDPRDPLLTRMIEVREEFGGSVIALMEVPRESIHLYGCAAAAPTGEPDVVQVSDLVEKPRVEEAPSNLAILGRYVLDPAVFDVLRKTDPGRGGEIQLTDALQTLAAEPSLGGPVHGVVFRGRRYDTGDRGDYLRAIVRLACEREDLGPDFRDWLRGFVTEEM, encoded by the coding sequence ATGACTACTTCCCGAGCACGGATCAGCAAGGCTGTCATCCCGGCAGCGGGCCTGGGCACCCGCTTCCTGCCCGCCACCAAGGCAACGCCCAAGGAGATGCTTCCGGTCGTCGACAAGCCGGCGATCCAGTATGTGGTCGAGGAAGCGGTCACGGCCGGGCTGCCGGACGTTCTGATGGTCACGGGCCGCAACAAGCGCCCCCTTGAGGACCACTTCGACCGTAACTACGAGCTCGAGCAGGTCCTGCGCGACAAGGGCGACGAGACGAAGCTCAGCAGGGTCGAGGAGTCCAGCGACCTCGCCACCATGCACTACGTGCGCCAGGGCGACCCCCGCGGCCTCGGCCACGCCGTTCTGTGCGCCGCCCCGCACGTGGGCGACCAGCCCTTCGCCGTGCTCCTGGGCGACGACCTCATCGACCCCCGGGACCCGCTGCTGACCCGCATGATCGAGGTGCGCGAGGAGTTCGGCGGCAGCGTCATCGCGCTCATGGAGGTCCCCCGGGAGAGCATCCACCTCTACGGCTGCGCGGCCGCGGCGCCCACCGGGGAGCCGGACGTCGTCCAGGTCTCCGACCTCGTCGAGAAGCCGCGGGTGGAGGAGGCCCCGTCGAATCTCGCGATCCTCGGACGCTACGTGCTCGACCCGGCGGTCTTCGACGTGCTGCGCAAGACCGACCCCGGACGCGGAGGCGAGATCCAGCTCACCGACGCGCTGCAGACCCTCGCCGCCGAACCCTCGCTCGGCGGCCCGGTGCACGGCGTCGTCTTCCGCGGCCGCCGCTACGACACCGGTGACCGTGGCGACTATCTGCGGGCCATTGTCAGACTGGCATGCGAACGTGAGGACCTGGGCCCGGACTTCCGGGACTGGCTGCGCGGCTTCGTCACCGAGGAGATGTGA